In the genome of Tripterygium wilfordii isolate XIE 37 chromosome 19, ASM1340144v1, whole genome shotgun sequence, one region contains:
- the LOC119985093 gene encoding receptor-like protein kinase BRI1-like 3 has product MKREWRVSMSSREQQDRYFITISSSNRGRSRSFMGFFGLGGFVSFLLCHLLLLPSTILATELASQTQTYSTNEVMCLLAFKRLSVQSDPNNFLSTWKADSSSALCSWYGVSCSSDGHVTAVNLSNAGLVGGLHLPNLTALPRLRTLYLQGNSFSASDLSASSSCALETIDLSSNNISGSLPLISFIVSCGRLNYVNLSRNSIIGGTLSFGPSLLQLDLSRNRILDFSLLKSSLSSCQNLQLLNFSDNKLAGKLGVTPLSCTSLSVLDLSYNILSGEIPPSFVADSPPSLKYLDLSHNNLSSKFSSLDFGTCVNLTFFSLSQNSISGSDFPASLRNCKLMDTLDLSRNMLQGKIPGEMLGGFQNLRVILLSHNQFSGDIPPELGHGCGKLQELDLSVNKLTGGLPETFIGCSSLQLLNLGNNLLAGDFLSSVVSSIRSLRFLYVPFNTIVGPVSMSLANCTQLQVLDLSSNEFTGKVPSWFCSNPTSSALEKILLANNYLSGSVPSELGRCRNLRSIDLSFNSLTGPVPREIWTLPNLSDLVMWANNLTGEIPEGICVNGGNLETLILNNNLITGKIPQSIGNCTNMIWVSLSSNRLSGEIPAGIGNLVKLAILQMGNNSLSGRIPQEIGNCKSLIWLDLNSNDLSGPLPSDLADNSGLIVPGAVSGKQFVFVRNEGGTSCRGAGGLVEFEGIWAQRLENFPMVHSCPSTRIYSGKTVYTFTSNGTMIYLDLSYNSLSGPIPEKFGSMTYVQVLNLGHNRLTGNIPNSFGGLKEIGVLDLSHNNLQGFVPGSLGTLSFLSDLDVSNNNLTGPIPTGGQLTTFPASRYENNSGLCDLPLAPCSSRSRPTSFKARRKQPVESGMVIGIAFFVICILGLTLVLYRVKKNQKEEEKREKYIESLPTSGSSSWKLASVPEPLSINIATFEKPLRKLTFAHLLEATNAFSANSLIGSGGFGEVYKARLRDDSVVAIKKLINVTGQGDREFVAEMETIGKIKHRNLVPLLGYCKIGEERLLVYEYMKWGSLESVLHDRAKGGVLSLDWAARKKIAIGSARGLAFLHHSCIPHIIHRDMKSSNVLLDENFEARVSDFGMARLVNALDTHLSVSTLAGTPGYVPPEYYQSFRCTTKGDVYSYGVILLELLSGKRPIDPSEFGDDNNLVGWAKQLHKENRSNEILDTELETEDSGEAELHQYLKIAFECLDDRPFQRPNMIQVMAMFKELRVDTENDILDDFSVKNAVMEDSREKEP; this is encoded by the coding sequence atgaagagagaatggagggtttcaatgtcATCAAGAGAACAGCAAGACAGATACTTTATCACcatcagcagcagcaacagaGGCAGAAGCAGAAGCTTCATGGGATTCTTTGGTTTGGGGGGGTTTGTGTCCTTTCTTCTCTGTCATCTGCTACTCCTGCCATCGACCATCTTAGCAACAGAGCTTGCttcacaaacacaaacatataGCACCAACGAAGTGATGTGTTTGTTAGCCTTCAAGCGGTTGTCTGTCCAGTCCGATCCAAACAATTTCTTGTCAACCTGGAAAGCTGATTCTTCTTCCGCTCTATGTTCATGGTACGGCGTTTCTTGCTCTTCCGACGGCCATGTCACCGCTGTCAACCTCAGCAACGCCGGACTCGTTGGCGGCCTCCACCTCCCCAACCTTACAGCCTTGCCAAGGCTACGCACCCTTTATTTGCAGGGCAATTCCTTCTCTGCTTCTGATCTCTCTGCCTCTTCCTCTTGTGCTCTTGAGACCATTGACTTGTCGTCCAACAACATCTCTGGCTCCCTTCCGCTCATCTCTTTCATAGTCTCCTGCGGTCGATTGAATTATGTGAATCTCTCTCGCAACTCCATTATTGGAGGAACTCTCAGTTTTGGTCCTTCTCTGCTTCAGCTCGACCTGTCTCGGAATCGGATTCTGGATTTTTCACTATTGAAGTCTTCCCTATCCAGTTGTCAGAACCTCCAACTGCTCAATTTCTCCGACAACAAGCTCGCTGGAAAATTGGGTGTAACTCCTTTGTCTTGCACAAGTCTCTCCGTTTTAGACCTCTCCTATAATATACTCTCTGGAGAGATACCACCTAGCTTTGTTGCAGACTCGCCACCGTCTCTCAAGTATCTTGATCTCTCCCACAACAATCTCTCCAGCAAGTTCTCTAGCCTTGATTTCGGGACTTGCGTCAACCTCACCTTCTTTAGTTTGTCTCAGAACAGCATCTCTGGCAGTGACTTCCCGGCTAGTTTGAGGAATTGCAAGCTCATGGACACACTTGACCTCTCCCGGAACATGCTTCAAGGCAAAATTCCAGGTGAAATGTTGGGTGGTTTTCAGAATTTGAGGGTGATTCTGCTTTCGCACAATCAGTTTTCAGGTGATATTCCTCCAGAGTTGGGACATGGTTGTGGGAAACTCCAGGAACTTGATCTGTCCGTGAACAAACTCACTGGAGGGTTGCCGGAGACGTTCATTGGCTGTAGTTCATTGCAGCTTCTAAACCTCGGAAACAATCTACTCGCAGGAGATTTCCTTAGTAGTGTTGTTAGTAGTATACGTAGTTTGAGGTTTCTTTATGTTCCATTCAACACCATAGTTGGTCCGGTGTCCATGTCTTTGGCAAATTGCACACAACTTCAAGTGCTCGATCTCAGTTCTAATGAGTTCACTGGAAAAGTCCCATCTTGGTTTTGCTCAAATCCAACTTCTTCAGCCTTGGAGAAAATACTCTTAGCCAACAATTATTTATCAGGATCAGTACCCTCTGAGCTTGGAAGATGCAGAAACCTGAGGAGCATTGATCTTAGTTTCAACAGCTTGACAGGTCCGGTTCCACGAGAAATTTGGACCCTGCCAAACCTTTCTGACTTGGTGATGTGGGCAAACAATCTCACAGGGGAAATCCCAGAGGGAATTTGTGTGAATGGTGGGAATTTGGAGACATTGATTCTCAACAACAATCTCATCACAGGAAAAATTCCACAGTCTATTGGCAACTGCACCAATATGATTTGGGTGTCGCTTTCCAGTAATCGGCTTTCAGGGGAAATTCCTGCTGGAATTGGAAATTTAGTCAAGCTTGCCATCCTCCAAATGGGCAACAATTCACTCTCTGGACGCATTCCACAAGAGATTGGCAACTGCAAGAGCCTTATTTGGCTTGACCTGAACAGCAATGACCTCAGTGGTCCTCTCCCATCAGATTTAGCTGACAATTCTGGCCTTATTGTTCCTGGAGCCGTTTCTGGGAAGCAGTTTGTATTTGTGAGAAATGAGGGTGGAACATCCTGCAGAGGAGCGGGAGGACTAGTTGAATTCGAAGGGATTTGGGCCCAAAGGCTCGAAAATTTTCCTATGGTTCATTCTTGTCCATCAACAAGAATTTACTCTGGCAAGACAGTTTACACCTTTACCAGCAATGGCACCATGATATACCTTGACCTATCCTACAATTCCTTATCTGGACCCATTCCTGAAAAGTTTGGCTCTATGACTTATGTGCAGGTATTGAACTTGGGACACAACAGGTTAACTGGAAATATTCCCAATAGCTTTGGAGGTTTGAAGGAAATTGGCGTTCTTGATCTCTCACACAATAACCTTCAGGGTTTTGTTCCTGGATCATTAGGGACTCTCTCTTTTCTAAGTGATCTTGATGTGTCTAACAACAATCTTACTGGTCCTATCCCTACTGGAGGTCAGCTGACCACTTTTCCTGCATCGAGATATGAGAATAATTCTGGCCTTTGTGATTTACCATTGGCTCCTTGTAGCTCTAGAAGTCGCCCAACAAGTTTCAAGGCCCGGAGAAAGCAGCCTGTGGAGTCAGGAATGGTGATTGGTATTGCATTTTTTGTTATATGTATCCTTGGACTTACATTAGTTCTTTATCGGGTGAAGAAGAACCAGAAGGAGGAGGAAAAGAGGGAGAAATACATTGAAAGTCTTCCGACATCAGGTAGCAGCAGCTGGAAACTTGCCAGTGTTCCAGAGCCTCTAAGCATCAATATTGCTACATTTGAGAAACCTCTGCGGAAGCTAACCTTTGCTCACCTGCTCGAGGCTACTAATGCCTTCAGCGCTAACAGCTTGATAGGCTCTGGAGGGTTTGGTGAGGTCTACAAGGCAAGACTAAGAGACGATTCTGTTGTTGCTATCAAGAAGCTTATTAATGTCACTGGACAAGGAGACAGAGAGTTTGTTGCAGAAATGGAAACTATTGGGAAGATCAAGCATAGAAATCTGGTTCCTCTTTTGGGTTACTGCAAGATTGGAGAGGAGAGGCTTCTTGTGTATGAATACATGAAATGGGGGAGCCTCGAGTCTGTCCTTCATGACAGGGCCAAAGGAGGGGTCTTAAGTCTTGATTGGGCGGCAAGAAAGAAGATTGCAATTGGTTCTGCAAGAGGTCTTGCATTCCTTCACCATAGCTGTATACCTCACATTATCCACCGCGACATGAAGTCCAGCAATGTACTTCTAGACGAGAATTTTGAGGCCAGGGTTTCAGATTTTGGCATGGCAAGATTGGTGAATGCGCTTGACACACATCTTAGTGTGAGTACTCTTGCAGGAACTCCAGGTTATGTTCCACCCGAATACTATCAGAGCTTTAGGTGCACCACAAAAGGAGATGTCTACAGTTATGGCGTCATCCTGCTTGAACTCCTATCAGGCAAGAGGCCTATAGATCCTTCTGAGTTTGGCGATGACAACAACTTGGTCGGATGGGCAAAGCAGCTCCACAAAGAGAATAGAAGTAATGAGATTCTTGATACTGAATTGGAAACAGAAGATTCTGGTGAGGCTGAATTGCATCAGTACTTAAAAATTGCCTTTGAGTGCCTAGATGACAGGCCTTTCCAGAGGCCAAACATGATACAAGTAATGGCAATGTTCAAAGAACTTCGTGTTGATACAGAAAATGACATCCTTGATGATTTCTCGGTGAAAAATGCAGTGATGGAGGATTCGAGGGAGAAAGAACCTTAG
- the LOC119985105 gene encoding putative 4-hydroxy-4-methyl-2-oxoglutarate aldolase 3 → MAAMATAEACDSNAALLVSGDLRVLQPIFQIYGQSRVFSGPIVTLKVFEDNVFVRELLETRGEGRVLVIDGGGSMRCALVGGNLGQLAQNMGWSGIVVNGCIRDVDEINACDVGVRALASNPLKSNKKGIGEKHVPVYIAGTFIHDGEWLYADSDGILVSKSELSI, encoded by the coding sequence ATGGCAGCAATGGCAACTGCTGAAGCCTGTGATTCAAATGCAGCACTTCTGGTAAGCGGCGATTTGCGTGTTCTGCAACCAATATTCCAGATTTATGGCCAGTCTCGAGTGTTCTCGGGTCCCATTGTCACCCTTAAAGTGTTCGAGGACAACGTATTCGTGAGGGAGCTTCTTGAAACTCGAGGCGAAGGAAGAGTTCTTGTCATCGATGGCGGAGGAAGCATGAGATGTGCTTTGGTTGGAGGCAATTTAGGACAGCTAGCGCAGAATATGGGGTGGTCTGGTATTGTAGTGAATGGCTGCATTAGAGACGTAGATGAGATTAATGCATGTGATGTTGGGGTGCGAGCATTAGCATCTAATCCCCTGAAATCTAACAAGAAAGGCATCGGTGAGAAGCATGTCCCTGTTTATATAGCTGGAACCTTTATTCACGACGGGGAGTGGTTGTATGCTGATAGTGATGGCATTCTGGTCTCAAAATCAGAACTTTCTATCTGA
- the LOC119986089 gene encoding high mobility group B protein 10-like: MSLRFLSLHRDTPNDRNAPSYPPAEAKYEEIAQSSNLFWEKLKAFHKSLGTKFMVPTVGGQALDLQHLFVEVTSRGGIEKHVHEFLNRRNLTYRWQMEEVIVLFNFPSTITSASFVLRKYYLSLLYNFEQVYFLQKQVPPDTTNESLANGSGPATIEEGSCLCLKIILSIAGRFGGLIPCGPPSKVCPDRSKYIFWDPYHPSDAANNIIAKRVLDGDTNDIWPMNIRNNLRYSSFEIISLQNRLEFLFDMIQFLNEILKNIWENKSRRDTAESLKHVSFHIRNLQCLSSYLQLSLDALSRIIDGKFENEYLVTVDFGSIKLGGVLYHFPSASHVSGSFYTSAVSSCRCRKRSLLALWDPSRPKSNRSGYNFFFAKHYAMLKPMHHGQERAITKKIGVLWNNLTDAEKQVYQEKGLKDKERYRNEMLEYRSSCHGSTHQ, translated from the exons ATGAGCCTAAGAT TTTTATCATTGCACCGTGACACCCCAAACGACCGCAATGCGCCTTCTTACCCTCCAGCAGAGGCCAAGTATGAGGAGATTGCTCAAAGCTCGAACCTTTTCTGGGAAAAGCTCAAGGCTTTTCACAAATCTTTGGGAACCAAATTCAT GGTTCCTACTGTAGGAGGCCAAGCTCTAGATCTGCAACATCTTTTTGTGGAGGTTACATCGCGCGGTGGCATTGAAAAG CATGTCCATGAGTTTTTGAATCGCAGGAATTTGACCTAC AGATGGCAAATGGAAGAAGTGATTGTCTTATTCAATTTCCCATCCACAATTACCAGTGCTTCATTTGTCTTGCGGAAGTATTATCTTTCTCTGCTTTATAACTTTGAGCAAGTGTACTTTCTCCAGAAACAAGTCCCACCAG ATACCACAAACGAGAGCCTTGCCAATGGATCTGGACCTGCAACCATAGAGGAAGGG TCCTGCTTGTGtttgaaaataatattatcCATTGCCGGTCGCTTTGGAGGTCTGATTCCATGTGGTCCTCCTTCAAAGGTTTGCCCAGACAGATCAAAGTATATATTTTGGGATCCATACCATCCTTCTGATGCTGCTAATAACATCATAGCTAAGCGTGTTTTGGACGGAGACACTAATGATATCTGGCCGATGAACATTC GAAATAACTTAAGATATTCAAGTTTTGAGATTATTTCACTGCAAAACAGACTTGAATTCTTGTTTGATATGATTCAGTTTCTGAATGAAATCTTGAAAAATAT ATGGGAAAATAAATCCAGGAGAGATACTGCTGAAAGCCTGAAACATGTCTCTTTCCATATCAGGAATTTGCAGTGTCTTTCCTCCTACCTACAACTATCATTagatgcat TGTCTAGAATAATCGACGGAAAATTTGAGAATGAATATCTTGTAACTGTGGACTTCGGTTCCATTAAGCTTGGAGGAGTCTTGTATCATTTTCCTTCAGCATCTCATGTGTCTGGGAGTTTTTATACTTCAGCTGTATCTTCTTGCCGTTGCAGGAAGAGATCCCTGTTGGCTTTATGGGATCCTTCTCGCCCCAAGTCAAACAGGAGTGGCtataatttcttctttgcaAAGCACTATGCCATGCTAAAGCCTATGCACCATGGGCAGGAGAGAGCCATCACCAAGAAAATTGGAGTCTTATGGAACAATCTCACAGATGCTGAAAAACAG GTTTATCAAGAGAAAGGGTTGAAGGACAAGGAGAGATACAGGAATGAAATGCTGGAATACAGATCTTCTTGTCATGGTTCAACACACCAATAG
- the LOC119984964 gene encoding photosystem I reaction center subunit V, chloroplastic-like gives MATSSSALLTITPSTQKHQQLSPSNISFHGLRPLTTTTKARTCKITTTRKNLSLTVKSELSTPLVISLSTGLSLFLGRFVFFAFQRENVAKQGLPEQNGVTHFEAGDTRAKEYVSLLKSNDPVGFNIIDVLAWGSIGHIVAYYILATSSNGYTPNFFG, from the coding sequence ATGGCAACCTCCTCCTCCGCCTTGTTGACCATCACACCCTCAACACAGAAACACCAACAACTCTCACCTTCCAACATCTCCTTCCATGGCCTTAGACccctcaccaccaccaccaaagccAGAACCTGCAAGATCACCACCACCAGGAAAAACCTATCATTGACTGTGAAATCAGAGCTTAGCACACCACTGGTGATAAGCCTGAGCACAGGCTTGTCACTTTTTTTGGGAAGGTTTGTGTTCTTCGCCTTCCAGAGAGAGAATGTGGCCAAGCAAGGGTTGCCAGAGCAAAATGGTGTAACCCACTTCGAGGCAGGGGATACAAGGGCTAAGGAGTATGTGAGCCTACTCAAATCAAATGACCCAGTTGGATTCAACATCATTGATGTTCTTGCTTGGGGTTCCATTGGTCATATTGTTGCTTACTACATCTTGGCCACTTCCAGCAATGGCTATACTCCCAACTTCTTTGGCTGA
- the LOC119984962 gene encoding uncharacterized WD repeat-containing protein C2A9.03-like — MSHYQAEDAEYMAEEYDMEDVEDDMDEEFRGRDMSASDSDVDEFEYSNSEVADTSAAEAREGKDIQGIPWDRLNVTREKYRQTRLEQYKNYENIPHSGEGSGKGCRVTKKGGLYYEFRRNSSSVKSTILHFQLRNLVWATSKHDVYLMSHFTVVHWSSLTCTRSEVLNVSGHVAPTEKHPGSLLEGFSQTQVSTLAVKDNLLVAGGFQGELICKHLDRSGVSFCSRTTYDDNAITNAIDIYRKPSGALHFTASNNDCGVRDFDMEKYQLTKHFCFPWPVNHTSLSPDGKLIIIVGDNPDGMLVDSSTGKTVMPLRGHLDFSFASAWHPDGVTFATGNQDKTCRIWDVRNLSKSLDVLKGNLGAVRSIRYTSDGRYMAAAEPADFVHVYDAKSGYEKEQEIDFFGEISGISFSPDTESLFIGVWDRTYGSLLEYGRCRKYSYLDSLI, encoded by the exons ATGTCCCATTACCAGGCGGAAGATGCTGAATATATGGCGGAGGAATATGACATGGAAGATGTAGAGGACGATATGGATGAAGAATTTCGCGGTAGAGATATGAGCGCCTCGGACTCAGATGTTGATGAATTTGAGTACTCG AATAGTGAAGTAGCTGATACTTCTGCTGCTGAAGCTAGAGAGGGAAAAGATATTCAGGGAATTCCCTGGGATAGACTTAACGTCACTAGGGAGAAATACAGACAGACTAGATTAGAACAGtataagaactatgaaaatattcCTCATTCCGGAGAAGGTTCTGGAAAG GGCTGTAGAGTTACGAAGAAAGGTGGCTTATACTATGAGTTCAGACGAAATTCAAGCTCTGTGAAATCAACCATTCTTCATTTTCAG TTAAGAAACTTGGTTTGGGCTACATCGAAGCATGATGTCTACCTTATGTCTCATTTTACTGTTGTTCATTGGTCTTCATTAACTTGCACAAGGTCTGAAGTTCTCAATGTTTCAGGACATGTGGCACCAACAGAG AAACATCCGGGAAGCTTGTTGGAAGGATTCTCGCAAACCCAAGTTAGTACTCTTGCAGTAAAAGACAATTTGCTGGTTGCCGGAGGATTTCAAGGAGAACTTATATGCAAG CACCTAGATCGGTCTGGAGTGAGCTTTTGTTCCCGAACGACTTATGATGATAATGCCATCACGAATGCTATTGATATCTATAGAAAACCCAG TGGTGCACTTCACTTCACTGCTTCAAATAATGACTGTGGAGTCAGAGACTTTGACATGGAAAAATATCAGCTCACTAAGCATTTCTGTTTTCCTTGGCCAGTGAAT CATACCTCTCTGAGTCCGGATGGTAAACTCATTATAATTGTAGGAGACAACCCAGATGGTATGTTGGTGGATTCTAGTACTGGAAAG ACAGTCATGCCCTTACGTGGGCACTTAGATTTCTCATTTGCCTCAGCATGGCACCCGGATGGTGTCACCTTTGCTACAGGGAACCAGGACAAAACCTGCCGAATTTGGGATGTTCGGAACCTATCAAAGTCGCTTGACGTTTTGAAGGGCAACCTTGGAGCTGTTCGGTCCATCCGATACACGTCCGATGGTCGGTATATGGCAGCGGCTGAGCCTGCTGATTTTGTGCATGTCTATGATGCCAAAAGTGGTTATGAAAAAGAGCAGGAAATTGATTTCTTTGGGGAGATATCTGGCATATCATTCAGTCCGGATACGGAGTCTCTTTTTATTGGAGTGTGGGATCGTACGTATGGAAGCCTGCTTGAGTATGGTCGCTGTCGGAAATACTCATACCTGGATTCTCTGATATGA
- the LOC119984961 gene encoding actin-related protein 8 isoform X2 translates to MATLLKKVWESVANRASSSTGSALTRPRLTVESSLGDFDGIPMDVLMQIVKLLGPKEAARLSVVCKSWKLFVSDNRLWIYFLHQQLEPWDSIFFSETNLRKGCPVSLYWNGRAFSSHVSELSFKQIYSQRAQVTGSIIIDGGSGYCKFGWSKYPRPSGRSATFLEFGNIESPMYSRLRHFFATIYSRMQVKTYTQPVVISLPICHYDDTESAKASRRQLKDAIYSALFDMNVPAVCAINQATLALYAARRISGISINIGFQVTSIVPIMRKVGVEVIGLGALKLTGFLRESLQQNGINCESLYTVRTLKENLCYVAADYEAELSKDTRASLEVPGEGWFSLSEERFKTGEILFKPRLAGVRTMSLHEAVALCMDHCHAAELTGDDSWYKTIVLSGGSACLPGLAGRLEKELHGLLPQPMCNGIRVIPPPYGVDTAWFGAKLISTLSTFPDPWCVTKKQFRRKSRLSLMW, encoded by the exons ATGGCTACGTTACTGAAGAAGGTTTGGGAATCGGTGGCGAACCGAGCGAGTTCGAGCACTGGCTCAGCTTTGACTCGACCCAGGTTGACCGTGGAGTCGTCTCTTGGGGATTTTGATGGGATTCCGATGGATGTGTTGATGCAAATAGTGAAGTTGTTGGGGCCGAAGGAGGCCGCGAGATTAAGCGTGGTCTGTAAGTCCTGGAAATTGTTCGTCTCTGATAATCGACTGTGGATCTACTTCCTCCACCAGCAACTGGAGCCCTGGGactccattttcttttcagAGACCAATCTAAGGAAAGGTTGTCCTGTCAG TCTCTATTGGAACGGCAGAGCATTCTCCAGTCATGTGAGCGAGTTATCTTTCAAGCAAATATATAGCCAACGGGCACAGGTTACTGGTTCCATAATTATTGATG GTGGTTCTGGCTATTGCAAGTTCGGTTGGAGCAAATATCCTCGCCCATCTGGTAGGTCGGCAACATTTCTG GAATTCGGTAACATTGAATCTCCTATGTACTCTAGACTTCGGCATTTTTTTGCAACTATTTATAGCAG GATGCAAGTGAAAACATATACACAGCCGGTTGTCATTTCCCTTCCAATCTGCCATTATGATG ACACTGAATCTGCCAAAGCATCACGACGTCAGTTAAAAGATGCCATCTACTCAGCTCTGTTTGACATGAATGTTCCTGCTGTTTGTGCCATCAATCAG GCAACCTTAGCTTTGTATGCAGCGAGACGAATATCTGGGATTTCTATCAATATCGGTTTCCAAGTCACATCAATTGTTCCAA TAATGCGCAAGGTGGGCGTGGAAGTCATTGGTCTGGGAGCGCTTAAATTGACAGGGTTCCTCAGGGAGTCGCTGCAACAGAATGGTATTAATTGTGAATCACTGTATACTGTCCGCACACTAAAAGAG AACCTATGCTATGTTGCTGCTGATTATGAAGCTGAATTATCTAAAGACACGAGAGCATCACTGGAAGTTCCTGGAGAAGGATGGTTTAGTCTTTCAGAAGAACGCTTCAAAACAGGGGAGATCTTATTCAAGCCACGTTTAGCAGGAGT ACGTACAATGTCTTTGCACGAAGCGGTAGCACTTTGCATGGATCACTGTCATGCTGCAGAATTAACTGGTGATGATTCTTGGTACAAGACAATAGTTTTATCAGGCGGGAGTGCATGCTTACCTGGACTTGCAG GGAGGCTAGAGAAGGAACTGCATGGACTTCTTCCCCAACCCATGTGCAATGGAATAAGAGTCATTCCTCCCCCGTACGGCGTAGACACTGCATGGTTTGGGGCAAAACTTATCAGCACT TTGAGCACCTTCCCTGATCCATGGTGTGTGACAAAAAAGCAGTTTCGACGGAAGTCCAGACTAAGCCTCATGTGGTAA
- the LOC119984961 gene encoding actin-related protein 8 isoform X1, which yields MATLLKKVWESVANRASSSTGSALTRPRLTVESSLGDFDGIPMDVLMQIVKLLGPKEAARLSVVCKSWKLFVSDNRLWIYFLHQQLEPWDSIFFSETNLRKGCPVSLYWNGRAFSSHVSELSFKQIYSQRAQVTGSIIIDGGSGYCKFGWSKYPRPSGRSATFLEFGNIESPMYSRLRHFFATIYSRMQVKTYTQPVVISLPICHYDDTESAKASRRQLKDAIYSALFDMNVPAVCAINQATLALYAARRISGISINIGFQVTSIVPILHGKVMRKVGVEVIGLGALKLTGFLRESLQQNGINCESLYTVRTLKENLCYVAADYEAELSKDTRASLEVPGEGWFSLSEERFKTGEILFKPRLAGVRTMSLHEAVALCMDHCHAAELTGDDSWYKTIVLSGGSACLPGLAGRLEKELHGLLPQPMCNGIRVIPPPYGVDTAWFGAKLISTLSTFPDPWCVTKKQFRRKSRLSLMW from the exons ATGGCTACGTTACTGAAGAAGGTTTGGGAATCGGTGGCGAACCGAGCGAGTTCGAGCACTGGCTCAGCTTTGACTCGACCCAGGTTGACCGTGGAGTCGTCTCTTGGGGATTTTGATGGGATTCCGATGGATGTGTTGATGCAAATAGTGAAGTTGTTGGGGCCGAAGGAGGCCGCGAGATTAAGCGTGGTCTGTAAGTCCTGGAAATTGTTCGTCTCTGATAATCGACTGTGGATCTACTTCCTCCACCAGCAACTGGAGCCCTGGGactccattttcttttcagAGACCAATCTAAGGAAAGGTTGTCCTGTCAG TCTCTATTGGAACGGCAGAGCATTCTCCAGTCATGTGAGCGAGTTATCTTTCAAGCAAATATATAGCCAACGGGCACAGGTTACTGGTTCCATAATTATTGATG GTGGTTCTGGCTATTGCAAGTTCGGTTGGAGCAAATATCCTCGCCCATCTGGTAGGTCGGCAACATTTCTG GAATTCGGTAACATTGAATCTCCTATGTACTCTAGACTTCGGCATTTTTTTGCAACTATTTATAGCAG GATGCAAGTGAAAACATATACACAGCCGGTTGTCATTTCCCTTCCAATCTGCCATTATGATG ACACTGAATCTGCCAAAGCATCACGACGTCAGTTAAAAGATGCCATCTACTCAGCTCTGTTTGACATGAATGTTCCTGCTGTTTGTGCCATCAATCAG GCAACCTTAGCTTTGTATGCAGCGAGACGAATATCTGGGATTTCTATCAATATCGGTTTCCAAGTCACATCAATTGTTCCAA TTTTGCATGGTAAAGTAATGCGCAAGGTGGGCGTGGAAGTCATTGGTCTGGGAGCGCTTAAATTGACAGGGTTCCTCAGGGAGTCGCTGCAACAGAATGGTATTAATTGTGAATCACTGTATACTGTCCGCACACTAAAAGAG AACCTATGCTATGTTGCTGCTGATTATGAAGCTGAATTATCTAAAGACACGAGAGCATCACTGGAAGTTCCTGGAGAAGGATGGTTTAGTCTTTCAGAAGAACGCTTCAAAACAGGGGAGATCTTATTCAAGCCACGTTTAGCAGGAGT ACGTACAATGTCTTTGCACGAAGCGGTAGCACTTTGCATGGATCACTGTCATGCTGCAGAATTAACTGGTGATGATTCTTGGTACAAGACAATAGTTTTATCAGGCGGGAGTGCATGCTTACCTGGACTTGCAG GGAGGCTAGAGAAGGAACTGCATGGACTTCTTCCCCAACCCATGTGCAATGGAATAAGAGTCATTCCTCCCCCGTACGGCGTAGACACTGCATGGTTTGGGGCAAAACTTATCAGCACT TTGAGCACCTTCCCTGATCCATGGTGTGTGACAAAAAAGCAGTTTCGACGGAAGTCCAGACTAAGCCTCATGTGGTAA